Proteins from a genomic interval of Piscinibacter sp. HJYY11:
- a CDS encoding VWA domain-containing protein, translating into MSFVWPEFLWSLAALPLLILLYWWLLNRRKKVTLKFANLALVKQVAGKGPGWRRHVPPVLMLLALATLLVAASRPRAVVTLPLQQETIILAMDVSGSMRATDVQPNRMVAAQEAAKAFLKDLPSNVRVGVVSFAGTAAVVQPPTLNREDIVAAIDRFQLQRGTAIGSGIVLSLATIFPEAGIDLSQITGARNMPVGPGDKPPKEFTPVAPGSFSSAAIVLLTDGQRTTGPDPVDAAKMAADRGIKVYSVGIGTKEGETIGFEGWSMRVRLDEETLKNVANLTRAEYFYAGTADDLKKVYQSLSSRLVVEKKETEITALFAAGAALLVMLSAGLSVWWFGRVA; encoded by the coding sequence ATGAGCTTCGTGTGGCCTGAATTCCTGTGGTCGCTGGCGGCACTGCCGCTGCTGATCCTTTTGTACTGGTGGCTGCTCAATCGCCGCAAGAAGGTGACCCTCAAGTTCGCCAACCTGGCGCTGGTGAAGCAGGTGGCCGGCAAGGGCCCAGGCTGGCGCCGCCACGTGCCGCCGGTGCTGATGCTGCTGGCACTGGCCACGCTGCTGGTGGCGGCGAGCCGCCCGCGCGCCGTGGTGACGCTGCCCCTGCAACAGGAGACCATCATCCTCGCGATGGACGTGTCGGGCAGCATGCGTGCGACCGACGTGCAGCCCAACCGCATGGTCGCCGCGCAAGAGGCGGCCAAGGCCTTCCTGAAGGACCTGCCGAGCAACGTGCGGGTGGGCGTGGTCTCGTTCGCCGGCACCGCCGCCGTGGTGCAGCCCCCCACGCTGAACCGTGAAGACATCGTGGCCGCGATCGACCGTTTCCAGTTGCAGCGTGGCACGGCCATCGGCAGCGGCATCGTGCTCTCGCTCGCCACCATCTTCCCGGAGGCCGGCATCGACCTCTCGCAGATCACCGGCGCGCGCAACATGCCGGTCGGCCCCGGCGACAAGCCGCCCAAGGAATTCACGCCAGTGGCGCCGGGCTCCTTCAGCTCCGCCGCCATCGTGCTGCTCACCGACGGCCAGCGCACCACCGGCCCCGACCCGGTGGACGCCGCCAAGATGGCCGCCGACCGCGGCATCAAGGTCTACTCGGTGGGCATCGGCACCAAGGAAGGCGAGACGATCGGCTTCGAAGGCTGGTCGATGCGCGTGCGGCTCGACGAAGAGACGCTGAAGAACGTGGCCAACCTCACCCGCGCCGAGTACTTCTACGCCGGCACCGCCGACGACCTGAAGAAGGTCTACCAGTCGCTCAGCTCGCGCCTCGTCGTCGAGAAGAAGGAGACCGAGATCACCGCGCTCTTCGCTGCCGGCGCCGCCCTGCTGGTGATGCTGTCGGCGGGGCTGTCGGTGTGGTGGTTCGGGCGCGTGGCCTGA
- a CDS encoding response regulator, translating into MNEPRVLIVDDNPINLELASLVLKTSGFEVATADGAQSALRALAQRRPDVLLLDIQMPHVDGLALLGQLRADASMAGLVVVAFTAYAMKGDRERLLAAGCDGYISKPIEVANFAAQVRSFLKP; encoded by the coding sequence ATGAACGAGCCGCGTGTCCTGATCGTCGACGACAACCCGATCAACCTGGAGCTCGCCTCGCTGGTGCTGAAGACCTCGGGCTTCGAGGTCGCCACCGCCGATGGCGCCCAGAGCGCGCTGCGGGCGCTGGCGCAGCGGCGGCCCGACGTGCTCTTGCTCGACATCCAGATGCCGCACGTCGATGGCCTGGCACTGCTCGGCCAGCTGCGCGCCGACGCCTCCATGGCCGGCCTGGTGGTCGTGGCCTTCACCGCCTATGCGATGAAGGGTGACCGCGAGCGACTGCTGGCCGCAGGCTGCGATGGCTACATCAGCAAGCCGATCGAGGTGGCGAACTTCGCCGCGCAGGTGCGCAGTTTCCTCAAGCCCTGA